TGGAAGACAGTTTAATTTCTGGTACACTTTTGCAGAAGATAGAAATTCCTCCTTTAGTAACTATGAATTTTCTTTAGTAACCAGTTTGATTATCAATGATGTAGGTACTTATGAATTTTCTCCTAAACAAAGTAAAGAAAGAATTTTTGAAGCGAATAGTGCTTGGATAGAAGTTCACTATGATAGCCAAAAACAAATACCTTGGGCTTTTACATTTATTACCCCGCAAAAAATTAAGTTAAATATTTATAATGTTACAGAAGAGTTCATTAGTGGATCGTTAGAAATGTTTATTGACGACCAATTAAAGTTTAATGGAAATTTTAAAAATCTAAAAGTAAAAAAACAAGAATAAAAGACGGGTTCGCTCTTCGAGATGTTCCACAGGACAATCTCGAAGCTAGATTAATAGGATTTTTAATCCGAATAGTATTTCTTATTTCATTTAAACGGGGTCGCCCGTGCGATTCTTATTTCAGAACTTGATGGGGAAGTTGGATTAGCGATAAAATATCAAAGCGAATCCATGGTTCTTCAAAATCAAAAAAGGGAAGATTAAAGTACAGATACCTATTTACTCTATTATCAAAGATAAAGATGACATACAATTTTCAACATTTATCCCCTCTTAATTCTGTTTTTATTAAAATCAGATTTTACCTTTGTAAAAAATAATAATTGATGTGGAAATAATGAGTTATCCGAAATCTGCAATATAAGTGAATACCATTTTTAGTTTCTTCTAAATTTCCTAATCACTTGCAAATCAAACCTTGAGGTATTGGCACCCAATACTTCCGGTACATTTTTTAATAATTTTCGGGGAAATCTCTTTTTTATAATCCTTTGGGTTTCCTTGATTCACTCCTGATTTATATATTATATGAAGATATTTAAACTCATTCTTGAAGCCTTAAAAGGCGACGAATCAACTGACTATACGGGCATTTCGATAAACCGGGCTCTGGTACTTTTGGCCATCCCGATGGTGATTGAGATGCTTTTTGAGTCACTTTTTGCCCTGGCCGATGCTTTTTTTGTGGCAAAATACGTGGGGGTCAACGGTATGGCCACCGTCGGCCTTACGGAGTCGGTGCTGACCATCATCTATTCACTGGCCTGGGGAATCAGTACGGCAGCTACGGCCATCATCGCCCGCAAGATAGGTGAAAAGAACCCCGAAGGTGCCTCAAAATCTTTGATGCAAATCATCAATATTTCGGGTTTGATAGGAATAGTACTGGCGGTTTTTGGTTTTATTTTCTCCGAAGATATCCTCAGATTGATGGGTGGCTCTGAGGAATTGATCAAAGATGGACTCGGCTATACCCAGATCCAGTTTTTGAGTAGTCCGATTATTATCCTGCTGTTTTCGTTGGGAGGTGCACTTCGTGGTGCAGGAAATGCCTCCAAAGCCATGAATGTGATGATAGTGGCTAACATTATAAATATCGTCATCGATTTCATTTTGATTCCGGTCATAGGTCTGGGAGTTGAAGCTGCTGCCATTGCAACATTTATAGGCAGAACTACAGGAGTGGTTTTACAATTCAGGTTCCTGTTTTCAAATAAACACCAGCTTAAACTCAATTTCCAGAAATGGCATTTTGATTTTGGAATCATTACCGAAATCTTGAAACTATCAGCCGGTGGAGCCGGACAATTCATAATTCAGTCGGCCAGTTGGGTGTTTTTGATAAGGATTCTTTCCGACTTTGGCTCAGAGGTGGTTGCAGGGTACACCATTGCTATCCGTATCATTGTATTTACGATTCTACCCTCCTGGGGTCTTGCCAATGCGGCCTCAACACTTGTTGGGCAAAACCTGGGTGCAGGTAAGCCGGAAAGGGCCTCCACTTCCGCATGGCGGGCAGGATTTTTCAATATGGTATTTTTGGGTATCGTTGCCATATTCTTCTTTATATTTGCTCAACCCCTGGTTTCGACCTTTAATTCAAACCAAAACGTAGTTGACACAGGCGTAAATGCCCTCAAAATCCTTTGTGCAGGTTATGTATTCTTCGGTTTCGGGATGGTAATGGCACAAGCCATCAATGGCTCGGGCGACACGATCACTCCTACTGTGTTAAATGTCATTTGTTTCTGGTTAATTGAGATTCCTCTGGCATATTATCTGGCCAAAACAGCCAATTGGGGACAGTCCGGCGTATTTTGGTCTATTGTGATTGCAGAATCTATTTTGGCAGTGATGGCAATAATCTATTTTAGTACCGGTCGCTGGAAAAAGAACAAGATATCGGTTTAGTCGTCTCTTTTTAATCAAAAATCAAAAATGAAATGACCAAATAATAAAAAAACCTTACCATATAATAAATTGAGAGCATCAGGAATACCACCCTGATGCTTTTTTGCATTTTATTTGCATCTCTCTAAAATCATAAAGAAAAAGATATGAATGAGAAAAGTATTGGAGATTATGTGCAGGTGATTTTACCCATTGTATTAACTTTTGCTGTTTTGGTAATGGGAGTAATGGTTTTGGTGGAAATGGAAATACCCAGACTGGCAAAGAAAAAAAAGAAGCTTAGAGCAAAATAAAATATTCTTATCATAATGGTTAGGGTTAAACACAAAAAGGCCGGCAGATTTGCTGGTTTTTTTGTTTTTATTTATATTTACTTTTTAACCTGCAACTATGAAAAGAATATTTATCACACTAGTAGTTTTACTATCAACATATTATGGTTTTACACAAACTGTAAATTTTATCCAGCCTCCCACACAGATCAACCCTGGAATGTGCTATGGAGGAAACCAGACTATCACTGCCACAACTCAAAATGCAAGCGGTTTTGTGGTTCAGGTGCTCAATTCCCAAAATTCCTGGGAAGATTTTCCCGGCTCCGGTGGCGAGTTAAATTCCAGCCCTGGTGCTATCAGCTATACATTTTATGGTATCAATTATGCATTTGCATTCAGGGTAAGAATTTACAATTCGACCGATACTCTTGATTCCGGTCCACAGACTATCAGCCCTCAAAGGCCTGATTTTAGCTTTCATCCAGCTAACCTGGCTCAATGCACCGGCAACTCAGTGAAATTTTATGCAGGAGCAACAGGTAACGGCACCCTAACCTACCAGTGGTACCGAATAGATGGTTCCTCATATACTGCTCTCATTAATGGTGGAGAATTTTCAGGAGTAACTACAAACGGCCTCAGCATCAATTCAGTAGGAGCTGTACATCATGAAAAAGAATTTATTGTAAAAGTTACAGATCAAAATGGCTGCGAAAATTACAGTAATTCAGGAAAACTCACTGCCAATCAACTCAGCACAGTGGTTAGCCCAACCACCACCCGGCAATATTGTGAAGGTGACACGGTTTCATTTTCTGTCGCCACAAAAATTGGGGAGGTTTCTAGCCAAAACTGGATGAAAAAGTTTGGTTCGGAATCGGTCTATACCAACATTACCCCTTCCAGTCACTTTTCGGATCCTACAGGAGACATTTTAAGAGTATTCGGAATAAAACCAACCGAAACCAGCTATCGATTTAGGGTGAATTTTGTGGTAAAAACCCAAAACCCAGACGGAAGTGTAACTGAAAGCACTTGTTTTAAAGATGCAACCAGAGCCAATTATGTGATAAATCCACGTCCCGGAAAACCTTCGGCTATACCCGATCTCGAGCGGTGTGGCCCGGGAAAAGTGAATTATTCTGTAACTGTTCCGGGTTCCTATTTTTGGTATAAGGACACAACTATTTCTCCGATTATTAGCAATCAATTGGTATTTAATAGCCCTGAAATAGCTGATTCCCGTGAATTTTATGTTAGCCAAAAAGACCTGAAAGGTTGTGAAAGTCATAAAACTATCCTCAATGCGGTTGTTAGAAAAATACCGGAAAACTATTTTCAAAATCTATTTGAATTATGTCCTGACAGTGAAAATTTTGATTTGATTTTGATTCTACAAAATATAACCCTGAAAAAATATACATTAAAAATGGCAGCTCACCAATTCCTGATTTTACGGAAATTATTGGAGAAATTTTTACCAATCCTTTTAATATTTCTATGCCCGCAAACATTCCTCCAGGCAACTATAACCTCCAATTTTTTACCAAAAATCCATATTGTTTTTCGGATACTTCGATATTGAATATTGAAATTAAAACTCCCATAAGTATCTCTACATCAGAAACAAACGCAAATCTTTGCGAGGGAGAATCACATACTTTTACAGTAAACTATGAAGGAGATGGCCCCTATTTTTATCAATGGTATAAAAACGAAATACCAATAAATGGTGAAACGAATCAGGATTTGAAAATAGAAGATTTGAGAGAAACTCATGAAGGGAATTATGCGGTTAACGTAGAAGGATTTTGTGGTAATGAAACCAAATTTTTGGGTTCTGTTGAAGTTCTCCCTCCTACTCATATTGTTACGCAACCAAGTCCGGTGCGGGTATGTGAAAACGGGAATGCGTCCTTTTCGGTAGAAGCCACAGGCTCAGGAATTCTCCATTATCAATGGTTTATAAATAACAATCCTGTTGGAACTGATTCGTCCGGGCTCAAAATTCCAATAGCAGATATATCTCAAAATCAAGCAGAAATAAAATGTAAAATTACTTCAGACTGTGGAAATGGTATATTTACAGACACTGTATTATTGACGGTTATTCCGCTTCCGGTTACACCAATGATAGATGAAATAGTGGGATTTTGTCAAAATGAAAACCCGGCAACTTTAACTGCAGGAGCATTACCCAATCACACTTTGAGATGGTTTGACACTCATCAAAACATCTTGACATCACCACAAATCGTTATAAATCAATCCGGTACAAGAACATTTTATGTTAATCAGACTGATACAAATCAATGTCAAAGTCCTCTGAAAGCGTTTGAAGTGGAAGTAAGTCCTAGTTTTGGTCTTGAGGTATTTTCTGATAAAAATTTTATCTGTCCAGCTGGAAATTTCAACAATAAAATAAACATTGAAAGCAGAATAGAGCCAGAATCGATTACTGCAGAAATTTTTAAATTTTATCAAAACGGTATTTTTAATTCCGAAAACCTTGCAGGAAGTTTTGAAGGAAATACCTCAGGAATTTTTAAAATCATTGCGAAAAAAGGGTTTTGTGAAATTGCAGATTCCATTCAAATTAATAGCATATTCTCCGAATTAAATACTTCTCCACTTGCATCTGATGTGTCTGTATGTCAAAATAATTCAGTTGATTTAATGGCAAATTCAGAATATCAAAACGGCGAATATTATTGGTGGGAAAGTCAGAATTCTCCCATTTCAAATCATCAGGGAAGTTCGCTGACCACCGAAAGCATTTCCACAAATCAGAAATATTATGTTTCTTATGTAAAATCCAACTCCGAAAGTCAGACTTGTGAATCACCAAGGAAAGAAATAAGTGTCGATTTAAAACAAAATATCAGAGCCACTATAGTTGTAAGCAATATTTCTTGTTTAGGCAGGAATGATGGCAAAATTGAAATCAATGCCGAATCGATAGCTTTGCCTTTGAGATACGAGCTAAATGATACTATTACCAATAATCTGGGTATTTTTGAAAATCTTTCCCCTGGAATTTACAATTTAAAAATTACTGATAAGGAAGGTTGTAATGTAGATACTACCTTGATTATTGAAATAAATTCGGGTCCGGAATTTAGTACTCAGCCTGCAAATATTACCAGATGCAAAGGCAATACTGCTACCATTAGTTTCTCCGGAAATAACTATAATTCAATTATTTGGGAGAAAAAATTACCCGGAGAGTCCAGTTTTTCAATCATATCCGGTGCAAATAGTTCAGTTTTGAATCTTTCCAACATCGGAAATTCAACAAATCCGCATGGCACGGTTTTCAGAGTAAAAATATCAAATGGGATATGTGAAATGGTTTCCAATGAGGCCATTTTAAGTGTCAATTCGGTCAGTCCTACAAACTCAACAAACTCATTTTGTGAGAATTCAAATAATGTCATTGACCTCCAAAACATAAGTATTGTTGGAAATATCAGTACATTTCAATGGGAAAATAGAAGCGGTACGACTGGTCCATGGAATAGCATTAACAATGCCAATGACAGTATTTTGGTTTTCCAAAATATCCAAAGAAATCATGCAGGCTATTATCGGGCAAAAATTACTTTTGACAACGGAAACGGAAATTCTTGTGTGATAAATACCACAACGAGTACCGGTTTCAGAATAATCGTAGATACTTT
The sequence above is a segment of the Cytophagaceae bacterium genome. Coding sequences within it:
- a CDS encoding MATE family efflux transporter, producing the protein MKIFKLILEALKGDESTDYTGISINRALVLLAIPMVIEMLFESLFALADAFFVAKYVGVNGMATVGLTESVLTIIYSLAWGISTAATAIIARKIGEKNPEGASKSLMQIINISGLIGIVLAVFGFIFSEDILRLMGGSEELIKDGLGYTQIQFLSSPIIILLFSLGGALRGAGNASKAMNVMIVANIINIVIDFILIPVIGLGVEAAAIATFIGRTTGVVLQFRFLFSNKHQLKLNFQKWHFDFGIITEILKLSAGGAGQFIIQSASWVFLIRILSDFGSEVVAGYTIAIRIIVFTILPSWGLANAASTLVGQNLGAGKPERASTSAWRAGFFNMVFLGIVAIFFFIFAQPLVSTFNSNQNVVDTGVNALKILCAGYVFFGFGMVMAQAINGSGDTITPTVLNVICFWLIEIPLAYYLAKTANWGQSGVFWSIVIAESILAVMAIIYFSTGRWKKNKISV